A part of Gramella sp. MAR_2010_147 genomic DNA contains:
- a CDS encoding phage holin family protein, with product MIQWLIHILIDAIVLLIAAKFLSKVHLSGFKSAIIVALIIGVLSFLLSWLLTAILNIATLGIFYFLGIGFVTRVIAYALIIEIADKLSSDFKTDGFWPSLWLAVLIAIIGGIVDAILF from the coding sequence ATGATTCAGTGGCTAATTCATATTTTAATTGACGCTATTGTTCTACTAATTGCGGCAAAATTTCTTAGTAAAGTACATTTAAGCGGATTTAAATCTGCCATTATCGTAGCACTAATTATTGGTGTTTTAAGTTTTCTTTTGAGCTGGTTGTTAACTGCCATTCTTAATATCGCGACTTTAGGTATTTTCTATTTCCTGGGAATTGGATTTGTAACAAGGGTTATTGCTTACGCGCTCATTATTGAAATTGCAGATAAATTATCTTCAGATTTTAAAACTGATGGTTTCTGGCCATCACTATGGCTTGCTGTTTTAATTGCAATTATTGGTGGAATTGTGGATGCTATCTTATTTTAA
- a CDS encoding LptF/LptG family permease, with the protein MFIFVLQTIWLYIGELAGKDLDAEVILKFLLYFSPKLVPLVLPLTILLTSIMTFGSFAENYEFAAMKSSGISLGRAMRSLTVFIVFISFVAFFFANNVIPAAEFKSINLRKNIAQLKPAMAISEGIFNDIGAFNIKVEDKTGENDQYLTDVIIHQKKQTGGNTTVIKAKEGELVGSTESDVLSLILKEGNYYDEIKPSDYEKRKNKPFTKSYFDEYVINIDLSDFNNVNLEDESYSSTHGMLKISELDESIDSFSVSYNNKMAEFKESMYNRTGVKNLKINYKAKDTVVAFEDGLLSLYDTYDGAQISNLALGTVNSALAHLAMKKQEFKKSVQQVNKFEIALHEKYALSIACIVLFFVGAPLGAIIRKGGIGLPIVVAILLFLTYHFIGIFAKNSAEDGSVPAFVATWLSTFIMLPLGIYLTYRATTDQGLFVFDNILEPFKKLFKKAGLFKDKSKTE; encoded by the coding sequence ATGTTCATCTTTGTACTCCAGACGATCTGGCTGTACATAGGTGAACTTGCTGGTAAAGACCTTGATGCAGAAGTGATCTTAAAGTTCCTTTTGTATTTTTCACCAAAACTGGTACCGCTGGTATTGCCGCTCACGATCCTGCTCACTTCCATCATGACTTTCGGCTCCTTTGCCGAAAATTATGAGTTTGCCGCGATGAAATCTTCAGGGATTTCGCTTGGTAGAGCCATGAGAAGTCTTACCGTCTTTATCGTATTTATAAGTTTTGTCGCATTTTTCTTTGCAAACAATGTAATTCCCGCTGCCGAATTCAAATCAATCAACCTTCGGAAAAACATCGCACAGTTAAAACCTGCCATGGCAATTTCTGAAGGTATTTTTAATGATATTGGTGCTTTTAATATCAAAGTTGAGGATAAAACCGGGGAAAATGATCAGTATTTAACCGATGTGATCATCCACCAAAAGAAACAAACCGGTGGGAACACTACGGTAATCAAAGCTAAAGAAGGAGAATTAGTGGGCAGTACAGAATCTGATGTACTGTCGCTTATTCTAAAAGAAGGAAACTATTACGACGAGATTAAGCCCAGTGATTACGAAAAGCGAAAAAATAAGCCGTTCACAAAAAGCTATTTTGATGAGTATGTGATCAACATAGATCTTTCCGATTTTAATAATGTGAACCTTGAAGATGAAAGTTATAGTTCAACACACGGAATGCTTAAAATTTCAGAGTTGGATGAGAGTATAGATTCATTCTCTGTTTCTTACAATAATAAGATGGCAGAGTTTAAAGAATCTATGTATAACCGTACCGGGGTGAAAAATCTTAAAATTAATTATAAAGCAAAAGATACCGTGGTGGCTTTTGAGGATGGCCTTTTATCTTTATACGACACCTATGATGGTGCCCAAATCTCAAATCTTGCTTTGGGAACAGTAAATTCAGCGCTGGCACATCTGGCAATGAAAAAACAGGAATTTAAAAAAAGTGTACAGCAGGTGAATAAATTTGAGATTGCGCTGCATGAGAAATATGCGCTCTCTATTGCCTGTATAGTTTTATTCTTTGTGGGTGCACCACTAGGTGCAATCATAAGGAAAGGAGGTATAGGTCTTCCAATTGTGGTCGCAATACTTCTATTCTTAACCTATCACTTTATTGGAATATTTGCCAAGAACTCCGCTGAAGATGGAAGTGTACCCGCTTTCGTGGCCACATGGCTTTCCACCTTCATCATGTTGCCATTGGGAATTTATTTAACCTATAGAGCCACTACAGATCAGGGACTATTTGTATTTGACAACATCCTGGAGCCTTTCAAAAAACTCTTCAAAAAAGCCGGTCTTTTCAAGGACAAAAGTAAAACAGAATAA
- a CDS encoding alpha/beta hydrolase, whose translation MKNLLGVVIVLFLFSNVQAQEELKRLDLNLENYEYPYPVSFIEINAQKETNTMAYMYVKATKPNGKTIVLLHGKNFNGAYWQTTIDTLSKEGYDVLVPDQIGFGKSSKPEYFQYSFQQLAENTKKLIENLHIENTTILGHSMGGMLATRFALMYPDITEKLVLVNPIGLEDWKLKIPYQSVNDWYEQELKKDYKAIKEYQKESYYAGDWNEDYAQWAKLLAGWTLNEKYSLIAWNAALTYDMILTQPVVYEFKELEVPTLLIIGTRDRTALGKNLVSEEVKATMGLYDQLGEETAEKIPDAELVEIPDTGHLPQIEAFDQYITALLSYLKK comes from the coding sequence ATGAAAAATTTACTTGGGGTCGTTATCGTCCTTTTTTTGTTTTCAAATGTTCAGGCACAGGAAGAATTGAAAAGGCTTGACTTAAATCTGGAGAACTATGAATATCCATATCCGGTAAGTTTTATTGAAATTAATGCTCAGAAGGAAACTAACACAATGGCCTATATGTATGTAAAAGCTACAAAACCAAACGGAAAAACAATTGTGCTCTTACATGGAAAAAATTTTAATGGTGCCTACTGGCAAACAACTATAGATACTTTAAGCAAAGAAGGTTATGATGTTTTAGTTCCAGACCAGATAGGCTTTGGGAAATCCAGTAAACCTGAATATTTTCAATATAGCTTTCAGCAACTGGCTGAAAATACCAAAAAACTAATCGAAAATCTTCACATTGAAAATACTACAATTCTTGGACATTCCATGGGCGGAATGCTTGCTACAAGGTTCGCTTTAATGTATCCTGATATTACTGAAAAACTGGTGCTAGTAAATCCAATCGGACTTGAAGACTGGAAACTGAAGATTCCTTATCAAAGTGTGAACGACTGGTATGAACAGGAATTAAAGAAAGATTATAAAGCAATAAAAGAGTATCAGAAAGAAAGTTATTACGCTGGAGACTGGAATGAGGATTATGCCCAATGGGCAAAATTACTGGCAGGCTGGACCTTAAATGAAAAATATTCTCTTATCGCCTGGAACGCTGCACTTACCTATGATATGATTCTCACCCAACCAGTCGTTTACGAGTTTAAAGAACTGGAAGTTCCCACGTTGCTTATCATTGGAACCAGAGACAGAACAGCGCTAGGTAAAAATCTGGTGAGCGAAGAAGTTAAGGCCACGATGGGCTTATATGACCAACTGGGAGAAGAGACTGCTGAAAAAATCCCTGATGCTGAATTAGTAGAGATTCCAGATACGGGTCATTTACCACAGATAGAAGCTTTCGATCAATATATCACAGCTTTACTTTCTTATTTAAAAAAATAA
- a CDS encoding NAD(P)H-dependent oxidoreductase, protein MSNIKALNWRYATKKFDNSRILSEEKVKVLKQAFNLTATSYGLQPLKMLIISNKDTQRKLREFSMNQQQVDTASHVMVICIEDRVDEEFITNYFKRVKHVRETPEEILKPFHDFLIDDFKTKEVEEIEAWAINQAYLALGTLLTVCAAEEIDACPMEGFEPEKYDEFLNLHDKNLRSVLVLPVGYRSADDDFSKFKKVRRPIDEVIIEMD, encoded by the coding sequence ATGAGTAATATAAAAGCTTTGAACTGGCGCTACGCGACCAAGAAATTTGATAATTCCAGAATCCTTTCTGAAGAAAAGGTAAAGGTCCTGAAACAGGCCTTTAATTTAACAGCAACCTCTTATGGATTGCAACCTTTAAAGATGCTCATCATCTCTAATAAAGATACTCAAAGGAAACTACGAGAATTCTCGATGAACCAGCAGCAGGTAGATACAGCATCTCATGTAATGGTAATTTGTATTGAAGATAGAGTAGATGAAGAGTTTATCACCAATTACTTCAAAAGGGTAAAACATGTAAGGGAAACTCCAGAGGAGATTCTCAAACCCTTTCATGATTTTCTTATAGATGATTTCAAAACTAAGGAGGTAGAAGAGATCGAGGCCTGGGCAATTAATCAGGCATATCTGGCTTTGGGAACACTGTTAACTGTTTGTGCTGCGGAAGAGATTGATGCCTGCCCAATGGAAGGTTTTGAACCAGAGAAATATGATGAATTTCTAAATCTTCATGACAAAAACTTAAGATCGGTGCTGGTTTTACCAGTTGGATACCGCTCTGCAGATGATGACTTTTCAAAATTTAAAAAAGTAAGAAGGCCTATCGATGAGGTGATAATTGAAATGGACTAG
- a CDS encoding diacylglycerol kinase family protein, translated as MKNSFLGKRIRGGGYAIKGAWLLLKHEPSIQVQFVISILVCIAGWYFNITRTEWIFQFLAIGLVMSTEGLNTAMEAMADFVHPDFHNKIGHIKDVAAGAVFIAALIAVIIAGFIYFPYLSS; from the coding sequence ATGAAGAACAGTTTCCTCGGAAAAAGAATCAGAGGAGGAGGATATGCAATTAAAGGAGCCTGGCTCTTACTTAAGCATGAACCTAGCATTCAGGTGCAATTTGTGATTTCAATTCTCGTTTGTATTGCCGGCTGGTACTTCAATATTACAAGAACCGAGTGGATCTTTCAATTTCTGGCTATTGGTCTTGTAATGTCTACCGAAGGCCTGAATACTGCTATGGAAGCGATGGCAGACTTTGTGCATCCAGATTTTCATAATAAAATAGGTCATATTAAAGATGTTGCTGCTGGAGCTGTTTTTATCGCTGCACTTATTGCTGTAATCATTGCAGGTTTTATCTACTTTCCTTATTTATCATCCTAA
- a CDS encoding thioredoxin family protein, with protein MIKELDQDNLSELIEGNDTVVVQYMAGWCGNCRLMKPKFKKLASENENAQFVFVDAEKYPESRKLAKVDNLPTFATFKNGSFKNQVQTNKFDQLKNLVDEVTSN; from the coding sequence ATGATTAAGGAATTAGATCAGGATAACTTAAGCGAATTAATTGAAGGGAACGATACTGTTGTGGTTCAATATATGGCCGGATGGTGTGGCAACTGTAGATTAATGAAGCCAAAATTTAAAAAGCTGGCTTCTGAAAATGAAAATGCTCAGTTTGTATTTGTAGATGCTGAAAAGTATCCGGAATCAAGAAAACTGGCAAAAGTTGATAACCTTCCTACCTTCGCAACATTCAAGAATGGAAGTTTTAAGAATCAGGTTCAGACTAACAAGTTTGACCAGTTAAAAAACTTGGTTGATGAAGTTACCAGTAATTAG
- a CDS encoding peroxiredoxin, protein MALVGRKFPNLSVDAMNEMGDTFKLNVLEEAQKNNKKVLLFWYPKDFTFVCPTELHAFQNAMEEFEKRNVMVIGASCDTPEVHFAWLNTPKDNGGIEGVKYPILADSNRNLSSRLDILDIMSETYDDETGAITLEGDNVTYRATYLIDEEGTVFHEGVNHMPLGRNVNEFLRLIDAYTHVQEKGEVCPANWEEGKEAMNADREGVASYLSLN, encoded by the coding sequence ATGGCTTTAGTAGGAAGAAAATTTCCAAATCTTAGTGTAGATGCAATGAATGAAATGGGTGATACTTTCAAATTAAATGTGTTGGAAGAAGCTCAGAAAAACAATAAAAAAGTATTGCTTTTCTGGTACCCAAAAGATTTCACCTTTGTTTGCCCTACAGAACTTCACGCTTTCCAAAATGCGATGGAAGAATTTGAAAAAAGAAATGTAATGGTAATTGGAGCTTCTTGTGATACTCCAGAGGTGCATTTTGCATGGTTGAATACACCGAAAGATAATGGTGGTATTGAAGGAGTTAAATATCCAATCCTTGCAGATTCTAACCGTAATTTAAGCTCAAGACTGGATATTCTAGATATCATGAGTGAGACATACGATGATGAGACCGGAGCGATCACTCTTGAAGGTGATAATGTAACTTATAGAGCTACCTACCTTATCGATGAGGAAGGGACTGTATTCCATGAAGGGGTTAACCATATGCCACTTGGAAGAAACGTAAATGAATTCCTTAGATTGATCGATGCTTATACTCACGTTCAGGAAAAAGGAGAAGTTTGTCCAGCAAACTGGGAAGAAGGTAAAGAAGCAATGAACGCAGATCGCGAAGGAGTTGCATCTTACCTAAGCCTTAACTAA
- the tpx gene encoding thiol peroxidase, giving the protein MARIELGGENVTTYGSLPSMDEKAPHFELIKSDLSIGTLEDFKGKRVIMNIFPSIDTGVCATSVRNFNKKASELKNTVILCISRDLPFAQQRFVSDEELENVINLSDFRDRNFGKDYGVEMIDGAFEGLLSRAVVVLDENGHVIHSQQVSKIEDEPDYLSALKTIL; this is encoded by the coding sequence ATGGCAAGGATTGAACTTGGAGGAGAGAATGTAACTACCTATGGTAGTTTACCCTCAATGGATGAAAAAGCACCCCATTTTGAATTGATCAAATCAGATTTATCTATAGGTACTTTAGAAGACTTTAAAGGGAAACGAGTAATAATGAACATATTTCCAAGTATAGATACCGGTGTATGTGCAACTTCTGTGCGCAATTTCAACAAAAAAGCCTCAGAACTGAAAAATACCGTAATTTTGTGCATCTCTAGAGATCTGCCATTCGCACAACAAAGGTTTGTAAGTGATGAGGAACTGGAAAATGTGATCAATCTTTCAGATTTTAGAGATAGAAATTTTGGTAAAGACTATGGAGTAGAAATGATAGATGGTGCTTTTGAAGGACTTCTTTCAAGAGCTGTGGTTGTACTGGATGAAAATGGCCATGTGATACACTCACAACAGGTTTCAAAGATCGAAGACGAACCAGACTACCTTTCCGCTTTGAAAACAATTTTATAA
- the ribB gene encoding 3,4-dihydroxy-2-butanone-4-phosphate synthase: MAQVENNQYSIKLDSIQEAIDDIRAGKVIIVVDDIDRENEGDFLAAAEKVTPEMINFMATHGRGLICAPLTEARCNELKLEMMVGNNTDPMETAFTISIDLNGKGVTTGISASDRAKTVEALIDPDIKPQDLNRPGHIFPLKAKEGGVLRRTGHTEAAIDFARLAGFQPAGVIVEIMNEDGTMARLPQLMEVAKKFDLKIVSIEDLVAYRMQHDSLIDKKEDFELDTRYGKFRLRAYKQTTNSQVHIALTKGTWKQNEEIMVRVNSTRVNNDILGTLTNNVDKKLDGMFKAINDEGRGAIVFINPANQSPNLLSRLTELKESQKKGEIKAPPVKMDNKDFGIGAQILHDLEIHKIRLLSNTQQTKRVGMIGYGLEITEYVSY, translated from the coding sequence ATGGCTCAGGTGGAGAACAATCAATATTCAATAAAACTGGACAGTATTCAGGAGGCTATTGATGATATTCGTGCCGGTAAGGTAATTATTGTAGTAGACGATATTGATCGTGAAAATGAAGGTGATTTTTTAGCTGCTGCTGAAAAGGTCACTCCTGAAATGATCAATTTTATGGCTACCCATGGTCGCGGACTTATCTGCGCACCACTTACTGAAGCCAGGTGCAACGAGCTAAAGCTTGAAATGATGGTTGGTAATAATACCGACCCTATGGAAACTGCATTTACAATTTCCATTGATCTAAATGGAAAAGGGGTCACAACAGGTATCTCTGCTTCTGATAGAGCAAAAACAGTAGAAGCACTAATTGATCCCGATATTAAACCACAGGACCTGAACAGACCTGGTCATATTTTTCCTCTTAAAGCGAAAGAAGGTGGAGTACTGAGACGTACCGGGCATACGGAAGCCGCTATAGACTTTGCCAGGCTCGCAGGTTTTCAGCCGGCAGGAGTGATCGTGGAGATCATGAACGAAGATGGTACCATGGCCCGCTTACCTCAGCTTATGGAAGTAGCCAAAAAATTTGACCTCAAAATAGTCTCTATTGAAGATCTTGTAGCCTACAGGATGCAACATGATTCTTTAATTGATAAAAAAGAAGATTTTGAACTGGATACCAGGTATGGGAAATTTAGATTAAGAGCTTATAAACAAACTACAAATTCTCAGGTGCATATCGCGCTTACCAAAGGCACCTGGAAGCAGAATGAGGAGATCATGGTGAGGGTAAACTCCACTCGTGTAAATAATGATATTCTTGGAACACTAACTAACAATGTTGATAAGAAGCTTGACGGAATGTTTAAGGCAATTAATGATGAAGGGCGCGGTGCTATTGTCTTTATTAACCCGGCAAATCAGTCTCCCAATCTTTTAAGCAGACTTACAGAATTGAAAGAGAGTCAGAAAAAAGGTGAGATCAAAGCTCCTCCGGTAAAAATGGACAATAAGGACTTTGGAATTGGCGCCCAGATCCTACATGATCTTGAAATACATAAAATTAGGTTGCTTTCTAATACGCAACAGACCAAACGTGTAGGAATGATAGGTTATGGTCTTGAAATTACTGAATACGTAAGTTACTAG
- a CDS encoding outer membrane lipoprotein carrier protein LolA, with protein MKKLVFILAAIMSMNVQAQSSQKAEKLLNSVSSKVKAYKNMVIEFKYGLENTAENVSQETRGDVSIEGEKYVLNLMGTTQLFDGKKIYTIIPEDEEINISNYVEEDNNSITPSKMFSFYEDGYNYEMDIAQNIKGREIQYVKLTPKDSNAEIKNILLGIDSQTKHIYNLIQTQENGTKVTITVKSFKTDQPLAKNLFTFNEDKYSDFYINRLD; from the coding sequence ATGAAAAAATTAGTATTTATCCTGGCTGCAATCATGTCTATGAATGTACAGGCTCAAAGTTCACAAAAAGCCGAAAAATTGCTTAATTCTGTTTCTTCTAAGGTAAAAGCCTATAAAAATATGGTGATAGAATTTAAGTACGGGCTGGAAAACACAGCTGAAAATGTTAGTCAGGAAACACGTGGTGATGTGAGTATTGAAGGTGAAAAGTATGTTTTGAACCTCATGGGTACCACCCAGCTTTTCGACGGGAAAAAGATCTATACCATCATTCCTGAAGATGAGGAGATCAACATCTCTAACTATGTTGAAGAAGATAACAATAGTATTACTCCTTCAAAAATGTTTAGCTTTTATGAGGACGGGTATAATTATGAAATGGATATCGCTCAAAATATCAAGGGACGCGAAATTCAATATGTAAAACTTACTCCAAAAGACAGCAATGCTGAGATCAAGAATATTTTACTGGGAATAGACAGCCAGACAAAACATATCTACAACCTGATACAAACTCAGGAAAATGGCACAAAAGTGACTATTACGGTAAAAAGTTTTAAAACAGACCAGCCTTTGGCTAAAAACCTGTTTACCTTTAACGAAGATAAATACAGCGATTTTTACATCAATAGATTAGACTAA
- a CDS encoding DNA translocase FtsK, with protein MAKKKVKTRKTAKKSRNITLKLNRQQKVVLGSFLMLFGLALVVAFVSFLFNWQADQSVLNEFANRDIEARNWLSKFGATISDFFIYKGFGLAAFSIAFLILLSGIYLFFGFNSSNLRKFWFWGILVMIWLSIFFGFFAEKNALLGGRIGFETNDFIQDYLGFFGTVLLMLFLFIAYLAIRLKVTPEMVGGYFKSGKKELTDAMAEHQSNISETDEERDWKETVVKPKVEEEEKTQSVDLSEEKPEKKKAPEPSPKMEVTTPPEEDVSMEVEAAPEEEEDDNLSKKLVKDFGEFDPTLELKNYKFPTIELLKDYGGSITIDQQELEENKNRIVETLKNYKIEIAQIKATVGPTVTLYEIVPEAGIRISKIKNLEDDIALSLSALGIRIIAPIPGRGTIGIEVPNKNASIVSMRSVIASAKFQNAEMELPLALGKTISNETFVVDLAKMPHMLMAGATGQGKSVGLNAILTSLLYCKHPAEVKFVLVDPKKVELTLFNKIERHYLAKLPDSGDAIITDNTKVINTLNSLCIEMDDRYDMLKNAMCRNIKEYNTKFKARKLNPNDGHKFLPYIVLVVDEFADLIMTAGKEVETPIARLAQLARAIGIHLIIATQRPSVNVITGIIKANFPARVAFRVTSKIDSRTILDNQGADQLIGRGDMLFTQGNDLKRLQCAFVDTPEVDKITEFIGSQKAYPDAHQLPAYESEESGTGVDIDVSERDKLFREAAEVIVTHQQGSASLLQRKLKLGYNRAGRIIDQLEAAGIVGPFEGSKARQVLVTDFAALDQLLNEKPDN; from the coding sequence ATGGCTAAAAAGAAGGTTAAGACCAGGAAAACCGCTAAAAAATCACGTAATATCACACTGAAGCTTAACAGGCAGCAGAAGGTGGTTCTGGGTAGTTTTCTCATGCTTTTTGGATTGGCGCTTGTAGTGGCTTTTGTTTCTTTTCTTTTTAACTGGCAGGCAGATCAAAGTGTACTTAACGAATTTGCAAATCGTGATATCGAAGCCAGGAACTGGCTTAGTAAATTTGGTGCTACCATCAGTGATTTCTTTATTTATAAAGGCTTTGGCCTCGCTGCTTTTTCTATCGCATTCTTAATTCTCTTAAGCGGAATTTATCTTTTTTTTGGTTTTAATAGCTCCAACCTCAGGAAATTCTGGTTCTGGGGAATTTTAGTCATGATATGGCTCTCCATTTTCTTTGGCTTTTTTGCTGAAAAGAATGCGCTTCTCGGAGGCCGTATAGGTTTTGAGACTAATGATTTCATACAGGATTATCTTGGTTTCTTTGGTACTGTGTTATTAATGCTTTTCCTGTTCATCGCATATCTCGCCATTCGATTAAAGGTGACTCCGGAAATGGTTGGAGGATACTTTAAATCTGGAAAAAAAGAATTGACAGATGCTATGGCAGAGCATCAATCTAATATTTCTGAAACCGATGAAGAGAGAGACTGGAAAGAAACGGTGGTAAAGCCAAAGGTTGAAGAAGAAGAAAAGACGCAGAGTGTAGATCTTTCTGAAGAAAAACCTGAAAAGAAGAAAGCTCCCGAACCATCTCCAAAAATGGAGGTGACCACTCCGCCGGAGGAAGATGTTTCTATGGAAGTGGAAGCCGCTCCTGAAGAGGAAGAAGACGATAATTTAAGTAAAAAACTGGTAAAGGATTTTGGTGAATTTGATCCTACCCTGGAGTTGAAAAATTATAAATTTCCAACTATTGAACTCTTAAAGGATTATGGCGGATCTATCACCATAGACCAGCAAGAGCTTGAAGAGAACAAGAATCGAATTGTAGAAACCCTCAAAAATTATAAAATTGAGATCGCCCAGATTAAAGCTACTGTTGGGCCTACGGTTACTCTTTATGAAATTGTTCCTGAAGCAGGGATCAGGATCTCTAAAATTAAGAACCTCGAAGATGATATCGCGCTTTCTCTCTCTGCGTTAGGAATAAGGATTATTGCTCCTATCCCGGGAAGAGGTACCATTGGTATAGAAGTGCCTAACAAAAATGCCAGTATTGTTTCCATGCGTTCTGTAATTGCTTCTGCTAAATTTCAAAATGCTGAAATGGAGCTACCCCTGGCGCTGGGTAAAACAATCTCTAATGAAACCTTTGTGGTAGATCTGGCTAAGATGCCGCATATGTTAATGGCTGGAGCAACCGGCCAGGGTAAATCTGTAGGACTGAATGCTATTCTTACTTCCCTGCTCTATTGCAAACATCCGGCTGAAGTAAAATTTGTACTGGTAGATCCCAAAAAAGTGGAGCTTACCCTCTTCAATAAAATTGAACGCCATTACCTGGCTAAATTACCAGATTCCGGGGATGCTATTATCACTGATAACACCAAAGTGATCAATACATTGAATTCTCTTTGTATTGAAATGGACGATCGTTACGACATGTTGAAAAATGCTATGTGCCGTAACATTAAGGAGTACAATACGAAATTCAAAGCCCGTAAACTAAATCCGAATGATGGTCATAAGTTCCTGCCATATATCGTACTGGTAGTAGATGAGTTTGCTGATCTTATTATGACCGCCGGGAAAGAAGTTGAAACTCCTATAGCCAGGCTGGCACAACTCGCACGTGCTATTGGTATTCATTTAATTATTGCAACACAGCGACCTTCGGTAAATGTTATAACGGGTATCATCAAAGCTAACTTTCCGGCAAGGGTAGCCTTCAGGGTAACTTCAAAAATCGATTCCAGAACGATCCTTGATAACCAGGGAGCAGATCAGTTAATTGGTCGTGGAGATATGTTATTTACACAGGGAAATGACTTAAAAAGACTTCAATGTGCATTTGTAGATACTCCTGAAGTTGATAAGATCACAGAATTTATTGGTTCTCAAAAAGCATATCCAGATGCACATCAGCTTCCGGCTTACGAAAGCGAGGAAAGTGGCACAGGTGTTGATATAGATGTGAGCGAGCGGGATAAGTTATTCCGTGAAGCCGCAGAAGTGATCGTGACGCACCAGCAAGGTTCAGCATCTTTACTTCAAAGGAAGTTAAAACTTGGCTATAACCGTGCCGGAAGAATCATAGATCAACTGGAAGCTGCAGGTATCGTTGGTCCGTTTGAAGGTAGCAAGGCCAGACAGGTTTTAGTAACAGATTTTGCGGCGCTAGATCAACTTTTAAATGAAAAACCAGACAATTAA
- a CDS encoding ElyC/SanA/YdcF family protein has product MNRLKKIILSFVIGLVLIIFVILGIEAIFQRQTAGLIYSNISNVPPAKTVIILGASVHADGKLSPILQDRVDTAIRLYKKNKVNNFLVTGDHRSDDYNEVAAMVGYLEENGIDKSLIISDHAGLDTYDSMYRAGKLFEVESAIVVTQKFHLPRALFIAKNLGFDYRGFAADQRAYQTEYRLKQREKLANLKALWEVLLKKKPRTLQARL; this is encoded by the coding sequence ATGAATCGACTAAAAAAAATAATCCTGTCCTTTGTTATTGGTCTGGTACTAATCATTTTTGTAATTCTTGGAATTGAAGCTATCTTCCAGAGGCAAACTGCCGGACTTATTTACAGTAATATTTCTAATGTACCACCCGCTAAAACCGTAATTATTCTTGGTGCCAGTGTACATGCAGATGGAAAATTATCCCCGATCTTACAGGATCGAGTAGATACAGCCATAAGATTATATAAAAAAAACAAGGTGAATAATTTCCTGGTAACAGGAGACCATAGGAGTGATGATTATAACGAAGTAGCGGCAATGGTGGGTTATCTTGAAGAGAATGGTATAGATAAAAGTTTGATTATCTCAGATCACGCCGGGCTTGATACGTACGATAGCATGTATCGAGCTGGAAAACTATTTGAAGTAGAGAGTGCCATTGTGGTAACGCAAAAATTTCATCTCCCAAGAGCTTTATTTATCGCTAAAAATCTTGGATTTGACTATAGAGGTTTTGCAGCAGACCAAAGAGCTTATCAAACAGAATACAGACTTAAACAAAGGGAAAAACTCGCCAATCTAAAAGCCTTGTGGGAAGTGTTATTAAAGAAAAAACCCCGAACGCTCCAGGCACGTCTTTAA